From Crassaminicella indica, one genomic window encodes:
- a CDS encoding MaoC family dehydratase produces MRKVSQFGRYYEEFTVGEVIKHDKTKTILESDNNLFSLLTMNHHPVHLDKEYCKGQRYKQILVVGTLVFSLVVGLTVSDISGKAIANLDYEKVTHNKPVFIGDTLHAETKILDKRESNSKNDCGIIYVETKAYNQKGEEVLTFRRHVLIPKRGLLK; encoded by the coding sequence GTGAGAAAGGTGTCTCAATTTGGTAGATATTATGAAGAATTTACTGTAGGAGAAGTAATCAAGCATGATAAAACAAAGACGATTTTAGAAAGTGATAATAATCTTTTTTCATTACTAACGATGAATCATCATCCAGTACATTTAGATAAAGAGTATTGTAAAGGACAGAGGTATAAACAAATTTTAGTTGTAGGTACACTAGTTTTTAGCTTAGTAGTGGGGTTGACAGTTTCAGATATTAGTGGAAAAGCTATAGCGAATTTAGATTATGAAAAAGTAACGCATAATAAACCTGTGTTTATAGGAGATACATTGCATGCTGAAACAAAAATATTAGATAAAAGAGAGTCAAATAGTAAGAATGATTGTGGCATTATCTATGTAGAAACAAAAGCCTACAATCAAAAAGGAGAAGAGGTATTAACCTTTAGGAGACATGTGTTAATACCTAAAAGGGGATTATTAAAATGA
- a CDS encoding glycosyltransferase family 61 protein, translating into MSQSFNTLFENKQYKDALDLYNSSFSLKANLYKVITVKDFCIDNNYNYLVVEKEKPREILIPYYYGSKEPEKIKKVISPEIYVAELENANIIGGNSAIIVNDYCLYDMAKRDNQARYDLRCESIKNIDKNYAVIGSMNSNEVFKEAISLVGVAPYNYYHFTVELLSRLQYVDQFEEYRYMPLLIDEMGFNIPQHRELLHIINKFNHPIIPIKKNYRYKIKKLIYPSYNTWMPINKKAWIKSKPEDYLIADSAVEYIRNNVLNNIKSKGHKKIFISRKNCKNVRLINHEEVVELFKKYGFEIIYPENAKFQQQVKLFSEAEYIAGVTGSGFTNILYCSSNAKVLCIIPKEHGSCLYSTISKILGLKCIFLDAKVITKRKRAFADRSKLDINYCRDCLNNLL; encoded by the coding sequence ATGAGTCAATCTTTCAACACTTTATTTGAAAATAAACAATATAAAGATGCATTAGATTTGTATAACAGTTCTTTTAGCTTGAAAGCTAATTTATATAAAGTTATTACAGTGAAGGATTTTTGCATTGATAACAACTATAATTATTTAGTTGTAGAAAAAGAGAAGCCTAGAGAGATATTGATTCCCTATTATTATGGAAGTAAAGAACCAGAAAAGATAAAAAAGGTTATATCGCCAGAAATATATGTTGCTGAATTAGAGAATGCAAACATTATTGGTGGAAATAGTGCTATTATAGTGAACGATTATTGTTTATACGATATGGCTAAAAGAGATAATCAAGCTAGATATGATCTAAGATGTGAGTCAATTAAAAATATCGATAAGAATTATGCAGTAATAGGATCTATGAATTCAAATGAAGTATTTAAAGAAGCTATTTCTCTAGTTGGAGTTGCACCGTATAATTATTATCACTTTACTGTAGAATTACTTTCTAGGCTTCAATACGTTGATCAATTTGAAGAATATCGTTATATGCCTTTGCTTATAGATGAAATGGGATTTAATATTCCACAGCATCGTGAATTGCTTCATATAATAAATAAATTCAATCATCCTATAATACCTATTAAAAAAAATTATAGGTATAAAATTAAAAAGTTAATTTATCCTTCTTATAATACATGGATGCCTATTAATAAAAAAGCATGGATAAAGTCAAAGCCTGAAGACTATTTAATAGCAGATTCAGCTGTTGAATATATAAGAAATAATGTTTTAAATAATATTAAGTCAAAAGGGCATAAAAAGATCTTTATTTCAAGAAAAAATTGTAAAAATGTAAGATTAATTAATCATGAAGAAGTAGTTGAACTTTTTAAAAAGTATGGCTTTGAAATAATATATCCAGAAAATGCTAAATTTCAACAACAGGTTAAGTTGTTCTCAGAAGCTGAATATATAGCAGGTGTAACAGGATCAGGTTTTACAAATATATTGTATTGTTCTAGTAATGCTAAAGTGCTGTGTATCATTCCTAAAGAGCATGGTTCTTGTTTATATTCAACAATTAGCAAAATATTAGGTTTGAAATGTATTTTTTTAGATGCGAAAGTGATTACTAAGAGGAAAAGAGCTTTTGCTGATCGGAGTAAACTAGATATTAATTATTGCCGTGATTGTTTAAACAATCTGCTATAA
- a CDS encoding DUF3343 domain-containing protein, whose product MVYSYEKYLIVFSSNYHGYYIEQMFNRNGIKNTLRKAPRAIAKSCYSAIYIQEQDLDKALKLLEKSKISPHGIYEIIRIGSFLDYKKLQGGKE is encoded by the coding sequence ATGGTTTATAGTTATGAAAAATATTTGATTGTTTTTTCATCTAACTATCATGGATATTATATCGAACAAATGTTTAATAGAAATGGAATAAAAAATACTTTAAGGAAAGCTCCTAGAGCTATTGCAAAATCATGTTATTCTGCTATTTATATACAGGAGCAGGATTTGGATAAAGCTTTAAAATTACTTGAAAAATCTAAAATATCTCCACATGGTATATATGAAATTATTAGAATAGGGAGTTTTTTAGATTATAAAAAATTACAAGGAGGAAAAGAATGA